In Nocardia sp. NBC_00403, one DNA window encodes the following:
- a CDS encoding biotin--[acetyl-CoA-carboxylase] ligase encodes MHRPPLDAEQLRRSLTDSPELSFFSRIDVLESTGSTNADLIARAGEPDADRSVLLAETQEHGRGRHARSWVSPPRAQLSMSLLVRLPGVAPAALGWLPLLTGVVVVDALRSTSGVAATLKWPNDVLIDGRKVAGILAEVAAGDGAPTVVIGIGLNVSLTEAELPVPHATSLTLAGAADTDRTLLVRSLLTEFARRFTAWQDANWATTDLIAAYRERCSTLGARVRAELPGGQTLTGTATDVDATGRLLIGDQAVSAGDVTHLRAEA; translated from the coding sequence GTGCACAGGCCACCGTTGGATGCAGAACAGTTGCGGCGCAGTCTCACCGACTCGCCCGAGCTGTCGTTCTTCTCCCGCATCGATGTGCTGGAGTCGACCGGGTCCACCAATGCCGACCTGATTGCGCGAGCCGGAGAGCCGGATGCGGATCGCAGCGTGCTCCTGGCGGAAACTCAGGAGCACGGCCGCGGCAGGCATGCCAGATCCTGGGTGAGCCCGCCACGGGCGCAGCTGTCGATGTCGCTGTTGGTGCGCTTGCCCGGTGTTGCCCCGGCGGCACTCGGCTGGCTGCCGCTGCTCACCGGGGTCGTGGTGGTCGATGCGTTGCGCTCGACGTCGGGCGTGGCCGCAACTCTCAAGTGGCCCAACGATGTATTGATCGACGGCCGTAAGGTCGCGGGCATTCTGGCCGAGGTCGCGGCGGGCGACGGCGCACCCACCGTGGTGATCGGCATCGGCCTGAATGTGAGCCTCACCGAGGCGGAACTGCCGGTGCCGCACGCCACTTCACTGACGCTGGCCGGTGCCGCCGACACCGACCGCACGCTGCTGGTGCGGTCGCTGCTCACCGAATTCGCTCGACGCTTCACGGCGTGGCAGGACGCGAACTGGGCGACAACCGATCTGATCGCCGCCTACCGGGAGCGGTGTTCCACGCTGGGCGCGCGGGTGCGCGCGGAGCTGCCCGGCGGGCAAACGCTGACCGGCACGGCCACCGACGTCGACGCCACCGGGCGCTTGTTGATCGGCGATCAGGCGGTGTCCGCAGGCGACGTCACCCACCTGCGCGCCGAGGCCTGA
- a CDS encoding acyl-ACP desaturase: MTKNLSQLEILTELEPVAEANLNRHLSMAKDWHPHDYVPWDEGRNFAAMGGKDWAPEQSKLNEVAKAAMITNLLTEDNLPSYHREISEHFSADGAWGTWVGRWTAEENRHGIVMRDYLVVTRGVDPVALEEARMIHMTKGVHSPEYWSGFLVNVAYVTFQELATRVSHRNTGRVCNDPIADRMLQRIATDENLHMIFYRNLCGAGLDLVPDQAMEAITGILANFVMPGHGMPNFRRNGVLMAKHGIYDLRQHLEEVVQPVLKKWNIFERNDFGPRGEAAREWLGEYLEKLAGDVLKFEEQRDRMFAREAAKGIMQPV; this comes from the coding sequence GTGACCAAGAATCTGAGTCAGCTGGAAATCCTGACCGAACTCGAACCGGTAGCCGAAGCGAACCTGAACCGGCACCTGTCGATGGCGAAGGATTGGCATCCGCACGACTATGTCCCGTGGGACGAGGGCCGCAACTTCGCGGCGATGGGCGGGAAGGACTGGGCGCCGGAGCAGTCCAAGCTGAACGAGGTCGCCAAGGCCGCGATGATCACCAATTTGCTCACCGAGGACAATCTGCCCTCCTACCACCGCGAGATCTCCGAGCACTTCTCCGCCGACGGCGCATGGGGCACCTGGGTCGGCCGCTGGACCGCCGAGGAGAACCGGCACGGCATCGTCATGCGCGACTACCTGGTCGTCACCCGCGGCGTGGACCCGGTCGCGCTCGAAGAGGCCAGGATGATCCATATGACCAAGGGTGTGCACTCCCCCGAGTACTGGAGCGGGTTCCTGGTGAACGTCGCGTATGTGACCTTCCAGGAATTGGCCACCCGGGTCAGCCACCGCAACACCGGCCGGGTCTGCAACGACCCGATCGCCGACCGCATGCTGCAGCGCATCGCCACCGACGAGAACCTGCACATGATCTTCTACCGCAACCTGTGCGGCGCGGGCCTGGATCTGGTCCCCGACCAGGCCATGGAGGCGATCACCGGGATCCTCGCCAATTTCGTCATGCCCGGCCACGGCATGCCGAACTTCCGCCGCAACGGCGTGCTGATGGCCAAGCACGGCATCTACGACCTGCGCCAGCACCTCGAGGAAGTGGTGCAGCCGGTGCTGAAGAAGTGGAACATCTTCGAGCGCAACGACTTCGGTCCGCGCGGCGAGGCCGCGAGGGAATGGCTCGGCGAATACCTGGAGAAGCTGGCGGGCGATGTACTCAAGTTCGAGGAGCAGCGCGATCGAATGTTCGCGCGGGAAGCCGCCAAAGGCATCATGCAGCCGGTGTGA
- a CDS encoding PH domain-containing protein encodes MGYPEEVLAPDEQLILHRHPHWKMLFWPAVTLIVATAVAGFLGGLAWRNTEATTRSILLGVILVAWLGILGWRCVAPVLSWKSTHFIVTDRRVLIRQGVITHTGIDIPMSRISSVQFRHGLFDRLLGTGTLIIGSSSEEPLEYDDIPQVQQVHALLYRQAFEESQDHGDRWDDRGRHGTPGGGYR; translated from the coding sequence ATGGGTTATCCGGAGGAGGTGCTCGCGCCGGACGAGCAGTTGATACTCCATCGTCATCCGCATTGGAAAATGCTGTTCTGGCCGGCGGTGACGTTGATCGTTGCCACCGCGGTGGCCGGTTTTCTCGGTGGCCTCGCCTGGCGGAACACCGAAGCCACCACGCGGTCGATCCTGCTCGGCGTCATCCTGGTCGCCTGGCTCGGCATCCTCGGATGGCGTTGTGTCGCACCGGTTCTGAGTTGGAAATCGACCCATTTCATCGTGACCGACCGACGGGTCCTCATTCGTCAGGGCGTGATCACGCACACCGGCATCGATATTCCGATGAGTCGTATCTCCAGCGTGCAGTTCCGGCACGGTCTTTTCGACCGGCTGCTCGGCACCGGCACGCTGATCATCGGCTCTTCCTCGGAAGAACCACTCGAATACGACGACATCCCGCAGGTGCAACAGGTGCATGCGCTGCTATATCGCCAGGCGTTCGAGGAGTCGCAGGACCATGGGGACCGGTGGGACGATCGCGGTCGCCACGGCACACCCGGCGGCGGCTACCGATGA
- a CDS encoding response regulator transcription factor, whose protein sequence is MTAVLLAEDDEAIAAPLSRALGREGYSVTVERFGPAVLKRALEGNHDLLILDLGLPGMDGLEVCRQVRARGADLAVLMLTARTDEVDFVVGLDAGADDYVGKPFRLAELLARVRALLRRSGIGDDVVEVGGIRLEPAARRVLVNGVEIGLANKEYELLKVLIDRAGQVVPRETILREVWGDAELRGSKTLDMHMSWLRRKIGDEGPMAERRIVTVRGVGFRLNTD, encoded by the coding sequence ATGACCGCTGTACTCCTGGCCGAAGACGACGAGGCCATTGCCGCGCCGCTGTCCCGAGCCCTTGGGCGCGAGGGGTATTCGGTGACGGTCGAGCGCTTCGGGCCCGCCGTGCTGAAGCGCGCGTTGGAGGGCAACCACGATCTGCTCATCCTCGACCTCGGCCTGCCCGGTATGGACGGGCTGGAGGTGTGCCGCCAGGTACGCGCTCGCGGCGCGGATCTGGCCGTGCTGATGCTCACCGCGCGCACCGACGAGGTGGATTTCGTCGTCGGACTCGATGCGGGCGCCGACGACTACGTCGGCAAACCGTTCCGCCTCGCCGAGCTGTTGGCTCGCGTGCGAGCCTTGTTGCGGCGCAGCGGAATCGGTGACGACGTCGTCGAGGTCGGCGGTATCAGGCTGGAGCCCGCAGCCCGCAGGGTGCTGGTGAACGGCGTCGAGATCGGTTTGGCCAACAAGGAATACGAACTGCTCAAGGTGCTGATCGATCGCGCAGGCCAGGTGGTGCCGCGCGAGACCATCCTGCGGGAGGTCTGGGGCGACGCCGAGCTGCGCGGTTCCAAGACCTTGGACATGCACATGTCGTGGCTGCGTCGCAAGATCGGCGACGAGGGCCCGATGGCCGAGCGGCGCATCGTCACCGTCCGTGGCGTCGGCTTCCGGCTGAACACCGACTGA
- a CDS encoding ATP-binding protein translates to MRRRILRSILTVLTITTVVLGVPLIYTAWLWVEDITRNDLQSRLERIAAEVIVQEHGDGMVTNQFDERSVGPLVPAGGRLTIVYPAPKDNASRLDIGVDRVSDPLVESLSMGTAGSLRLEVPSGPMHVRQRQAVAVVALAVLASLGAAVSVAMVTAGRVADPLRDVAARAARLAKGDFRPDPRRHGISELDRVSDVLDSATVEIAGRLQREHALVADVSHQLRSRLTAVRLRLDELSAHTDPDVVHEAEEAMAQVDRLTEAIDDLVRASRDEDAADRDPVPVMAELRGVVTEWTHPFSEAGRTLSLIGDESLCAPITGSRLREAVAVLVDNALMHGGGTCTVSVRTVRPGRDREPLVCVEVADEGEGVRDELAPHIFDRGFSAGGSTGVGLALARALIEADGGRLELQRRRPALFAVFLGATTPIRSASGVPEPR, encoded by the coding sequence ATGCGCCGCAGAATTCTGCGATCCATCCTCACGGTGCTGACCATCACCACGGTGGTGCTCGGCGTTCCGCTGATCTACACCGCCTGGCTGTGGGTCGAGGACATCACCCGCAACGATCTGCAGAGCAGGCTGGAGCGGATCGCCGCGGAGGTCATCGTGCAGGAGCACGGCGACGGCATGGTGACCAACCAGTTCGACGAGCGATCGGTGGGCCCGCTCGTCCCCGCGGGCGGCAGGCTGACCATCGTCTATCCGGCCCCCAAGGACAACGCCTCGCGCCTGGACATCGGCGTGGACCGGGTCTCCGACCCGCTGGTGGAGTCGCTGTCGATGGGAACCGCGGGCTCGCTGCGCCTGGAGGTGCCGTCGGGGCCGATGCACGTCAGGCAGCGACAGGCCGTTGCCGTGGTGGCGCTTGCGGTGCTCGCTTCGCTCGGTGCGGCGGTGTCGGTCGCGATGGTCACCGCGGGCCGGGTGGCCGATCCGCTGCGCGACGTGGCGGCACGGGCCGCACGGCTGGCCAAGGGCGACTTCCGGCCCGATCCGCGCAGGCACGGCATTTCCGAACTCGACCGGGTCTCCGATGTGCTCGACTCGGCCACTGTCGAGATCGCGGGCCGGCTGCAACGCGAGCATGCCTTGGTCGCGGACGTGTCGCATCAGCTGCGCAGCCGGTTGACCGCGGTGCGGCTGCGCTTGGACGAGTTGTCCGCCCACACCGATCCCGATGTCGTGCACGAGGCCGAGGAGGCGATGGCGCAGGTCGACCGGCTGACCGAGGCGATCGACGACCTGGTCCGCGCGTCGCGGGACGAGGACGCGGCGGACCGTGATCCGGTGCCGGTGATGGCCGAGTTGCGCGGTGTCGTCACCGAATGGACGCACCCGTTCAGCGAGGCGGGCCGGACGTTGTCGCTGATCGGTGACGAGTCGCTGTGCGCGCCGATCACCGGGTCGCGGTTGCGCGAGGCGGTCGCGGTGCTCGTCGACAACGCCCTCATGCACGGCGGCGGCACCTGCACGGTGTCGGTGCGCACGGTGCGCCCAGGGCGAGATCGGGAGCCGCTGGTGTGTGTCGAAGTGGCCGACGAGGGCGAAGGTGTGCGTGACGAACTCGCGCCGCACATCTTCGATCGGGGATTCTCGGCAGGCGGATCGACCGGTGTCGGGTTGGCCTTGGCGCGGGCGCTGATCGAGGCCGACGGCGGGCGCTTGGAGTTGCAGCGGCGCAGGCCCGCATTATTCGCGGTGTTCCTCGGGGCGACCACGCCCATCCGGTCGGCGAGCGGAGTGCCCGAACCGCGCTGA
- a CDS encoding GtrA family protein, with product MSFVDDVVNVLPQPLREIAYRHHELIKFAIVGATTFVIDSGIFYALKWTVLDTKPVTAKIISGVIAVIASYILNREWSFKNRGGRERHHEALLFFGVSGVGVVLAFLPLWVSSYVFDLRQPEVSFTVENIADFISAFIIGNLLQMAFRFWAMRRWVFPDEMQEIVEEFEDLLEEEQLGHS from the coding sequence GTGTCATTCGTCGACGACGTGGTCAACGTCCTCCCCCAACCGCTGCGGGAGATCGCGTACCGCCACCATGAGCTGATCAAATTCGCCATCGTCGGCGCTACCACTTTCGTGATCGACAGCGGCATTTTCTATGCGCTGAAGTGGACGGTCCTGGATACCAAGCCGGTCACCGCCAAGATCATTTCCGGTGTCATCGCCGTGATCGCGTCCTACATCCTCAACCGCGAATGGTCGTTCAAGAATCGCGGCGGGCGTGAGCGCCATCACGAGGCGCTGCTGTTCTTCGGTGTCAGCGGTGTCGGCGTCGTGCTCGCCTTCCTGCCGCTGTGGGTGTCGAGCTATGTCTTCGATCTGCGCCAGCCCGAGGTGAGTTTCACCGTCGAGAACATCGCGGACTTCATCAGCGCCTTCATCATCGGCAATCTGCTACAGATGGCCTTCCGCTTCTGGGCAATGCGCCGCTGGGTTTTCCCCGACGAAATGCAGGAGATCGTCGAGGAATTCGAGGATCTGCTCGAGGAAGAGCAGCTCGGCCACAGCTGA
- a CDS encoding 5-(carboxyamino)imidazole ribonucleotide synthase, protein MPTVTMIGGGQLARMTHQAAIALGQRLRVLAERQDDPAAQVSPEVVLGSHTDLAALRKAAVGSHALTFDHEHVPTAHLEALVAEGVNVQPPPQALIYAQDKLAMRTKLSELGLPVPAFTPVTTAADAVRFGAEHGWPMVLKAVRGGYDGRGVWMPETAAEAEAIVDDQLVHGVHLLAEARVDLKRELSAMVARSPYGQAATWPVVETVQRNGQCAVVIAPAQELAEDLAAEAETLALNLAKALGVVGAMAVELFETHDGALLVNELAMRPHNSGHWGMDGARTGQFEQHLRAVLDYPLGDTSPLAPVTVMANILGAPEAPTMSMDERLHHLFARMPDAKVHLYGKGEREDRKIGHINVLGDDVAVVREKAERAARWMSHAMWTDGWDPHGE, encoded by the coding sequence ATGCCCACCGTCACCATGATCGGTGGCGGCCAACTTGCGCGCATGACCCACCAGGCGGCCATTGCCCTGGGGCAGCGTCTACGCGTGCTCGCCGAGCGCCAGGACGATCCGGCTGCGCAGGTGAGCCCGGAGGTCGTGCTCGGCAGCCACACCGATCTGGCTGCGCTGCGCAAGGCCGCTGTCGGCTCGCACGCGCTGACCTTCGACCACGAGCACGTGCCGACCGCCCACCTGGAGGCGCTGGTCGCCGAGGGCGTGAATGTGCAGCCGCCGCCGCAGGCGTTGATCTACGCGCAGGACAAGCTGGCCATGCGCACCAAGTTGTCCGAGCTGGGGCTGCCGGTGCCCGCGTTCACGCCGGTGACCACGGCGGCCGACGCGGTGCGCTTCGGTGCCGAGCACGGCTGGCCGATGGTGCTCAAGGCGGTGCGTGGTGGCTACGACGGCCGCGGTGTCTGGATGCCCGAGACGGCGGCGGAGGCAGAGGCGATCGTCGATGACCAGCTCGTGCACGGGGTGCACTTGCTCGCCGAGGCTCGGGTGGACCTGAAGCGGGAACTGTCGGCCATGGTGGCGCGCTCTCCCTACGGTCAGGCGGCGACCTGGCCGGTGGTGGAGACGGTGCAGCGCAACGGACAGTGCGCGGTGGTGATCGCACCCGCGCAGGAGCTCGCGGAGGATCTGGCGGCCGAGGCGGAGACGCTGGCACTGAACCTCGCGAAGGCACTCGGGGTGGTCGGCGCCATGGCCGTCGAACTGTTCGAGACCCACGACGGCGCCCTGCTGGTGAACGAATTGGCCATGCGCCCGCACAACTCCGGGCACTGGGGCATGGACGGCGCCCGCACCGGCCAGTTCGAACAACACCTGCGCGCCGTGCTCGACTATCCGCTCGGCGATACCAGCCCGCTGGCCCCGGTCACCGTGATGGCGAATATTCTCGGCGCCCCCGAGGCGCCGACGATGTCGATGGACGAGCGTCTGCACCATCTGTTCGCGCGGATGCCCGATGCGAAGGTGCACCTGTACGGCAAGGGTGAACGCGAGGACCGCAAGATCGGGCATATCAACGTGCTCGGCGACGACGTCGCGGTGGTGCGGGAAAAGGCTGAGCGCGCGGCACGGTGGATGTCGCACGCGATGTGGACCGACGGATGGGATCCCCATGGCGAATGA
- the purE gene encoding 5-(carboxyamino)imidazole ribonucleotide mutase, which yields MANEPQVGLIMGSDSDWPTMEAAAEALAEFGIRFEVGVVSAHRTPQRMLDYARDAAGRGLRVIIAGAGGAAHLPGMVASATPLPVIGVPVPLKYLDGMDSLLSIVQMPAGVPVATVSIGGARNAGLLAVRILAAADPALRARMAQFQAGLEEMVLQKDEALRTKLLG from the coding sequence ATGGCGAATGAACCGCAAGTAGGCCTGATCATGGGCAGCGACTCCGATTGGCCGACCATGGAGGCCGCGGCGGAAGCCTTGGCGGAGTTCGGTATTCGCTTCGAGGTCGGCGTCGTTTCCGCGCACCGCACGCCCCAGCGCATGCTCGACTACGCCCGTGACGCGGCGGGCCGCGGTCTTCGGGTCATCATCGCGGGCGCGGGCGGCGCGGCCCACCTGCCCGGCATGGTCGCTTCGGCGACCCCGCTCCCGGTGATCGGCGTCCCTGTCCCCTTGAAGTACCTCGACGGCATGGACTCCCTGCTGTCGATCGTCCAGATGCCTGCAGGCGTCCCGGTGGCCACCGTCTCCATCGGCGGCGCCCGCAATGCCGGGCTGCTCGCTGTCCGCATCCTCGCCGCCGCCGACCCGGCCCTGCGGGCCCGCATGGCACAGTTCCAGGCCGGTCTGGAAGAGATGGTCCTGCAGAAGGACGAGGCACTGCGCACCAAGCTGCTCGGGTAG